A single Paenibacillus sp. FSL R5-0517 DNA region contains:
- a CDS encoding LysM peptidoglycan-binding domain-containing protein encodes MLNQPYGLRFDIYERVHLSEGVPAIEELEEIELYPRIQVIGQDDHATLRGHLLLTGAYRGENEASEELKHFIPVEITVPLNRVRSIEDISIEIENFDVDLLSNRSLNITGVLSLRGIEGFHAEEPQVWSADEFTVVHSPDAQQSNRSDEAEETDSDPNTFAQEYLLQRSEEERLANAAELAYGAPEYHQEYANLSSAEQSAEYANENRQPDANEDPASLTANGDELASQEPYSEPSPISSFMAETADRLASYPESEPLLPLEDESSAWSEPSVDALPTEPRNSDQEVQEPAAQSSNEFAAADVPDGPDVWHFESARSVPQQENQAVDVPVEPQAENWQGVFGTSEAGNAEEERQSFEATEVDEFVQNEAFVPEPVAETEDKPEMKVAFGSKKESAPRQEEGVGISSLLSSGRSARDAEVERGEEVPAGVIQEETYAPEDVEWKNLFLGTIVDQTPFRKVKLCIVQREDTLDAIADRYQLSTRELQLYNRLSEQVVEEGQILYIP; translated from the coding sequence TTGTTGAATCAACCTTATGGTTTGCGGTTCGATATTTATGAGCGCGTTCATTTGTCTGAGGGAGTTCCTGCGATTGAGGAATTGGAGGAGATTGAATTATACCCGCGCATTCAAGTCATAGGGCAGGATGATCATGCCACCTTAAGAGGGCATCTTTTACTTACAGGTGCGTACAGAGGAGAAAATGAGGCTTCAGAAGAGCTCAAACATTTCATTCCCGTGGAGATTACAGTGCCGCTGAACCGAGTCAGATCAATTGAGGATATTTCCATTGAGATCGAAAATTTTGACGTGGATCTGTTGTCCAACCGCAGTCTGAACATTACTGGCGTGTTGTCGCTGCGAGGCATCGAGGGCTTTCATGCTGAAGAGCCGCAAGTGTGGTCAGCAGATGAGTTTACAGTAGTCCACTCACCGGATGCTCAGCAATCCAACCGTTCCGATGAAGCAGAAGAGACAGATAGCGATCCTAACACATTTGCACAAGAGTATCTGCTCCAGCGGAGTGAGGAAGAGAGACTTGCGAATGCAGCAGAGCTTGCCTATGGTGCCCCCGAATATCATCAGGAATATGCGAACTTATCCTCGGCGGAGCAAAGTGCGGAGTACGCTAACGAAAACAGACAACCTGATGCAAACGAAGATCCTGCATCTCTGACAGCGAATGGAGATGAACTGGCATCCCAGGAGCCATACAGCGAACCTTCTCCCATCTCGTCATTTATGGCTGAGACCGCTGATCGGTTAGCTTCTTACCCAGAGTCGGAACCGTTGCTTCCTCTGGAAGATGAGTCTTCAGCGTGGTCCGAGCCTTCCGTGGATGCATTGCCTACAGAGCCTAGAAATTCAGATCAAGAAGTCCAAGAACCTGCTGCTCAATCATCTAATGAGTTCGCAGCAGCAGATGTACCGGACGGACCGGACGTATGGCATTTCGAATCAGCGAGATCTGTACCTCAGCAGGAGAATCAGGCAGTTGATGTTCCGGTTGAACCACAAGCGGAGAACTGGCAAGGTGTATTCGGTACGTCCGAAGCAGGCAATGCAGAGGAAGAACGCCAGTCTTTTGAAGCGACTGAGGTAGATGAGTTTGTGCAGAATGAAGCATTTGTCCCTGAACCTGTTGCTGAGACGGAAGACAAGCCGGAGATGAAGGTTGCTTTTGGCAGTAAAAAGGAATCCGCACCAAGACAAGAGGAGGGTGTGGGGATCTCTTCCTTGTTATCCTCCGGCAGATCAGCACGAGATGCTGAAGTGGAGAGAGGCGAAGAGGTACCAGCCGGTGTGATACAGGAAGAAACGTATGCACCTGAGGATGTGGAATGGAAGAATCTGTTCCTGGGAACGATTGTGGATCAGACGCCATTCCGCAAAGTGAAGTTGTGTATCGTCCAGCGGGAAGATACACTGGATGCCATTGCGGATCGATATCAATTGAGCACGAGGGAACTTCAGTTGTATAATCGATTATCTGAACAAGTTGTGGAAGAAGGTCAGATATTGTACATCCCTTAA
- a CDS encoding valine--tRNA ligase: MSEEKKSAATEMPTTYDPKAAEDKWYSTWMERGYFKAGQRKDAEPYTIVIPPPNVTGMLHIGHALDFTLQDILIRTKRMQGYDALWLPGSDHAGIATQTKVEQKLREEGLTRYDLGREKFLEKVWDWKDQYATTIRQQWGKMGLSLDYSRERFTLDEGLSQAVRKVFVQLYEKGLIYRGKRIINWDPVNRTALSDIEVEYKEVQGHLYHLRYPLKDGSGYVTVATTRPETMLGDTAVAVHPKDERYADMIGKVLVLPIIGREIPIIADDYVDKEFGSGAVKITPAHDPNDFEVGLRHDLPQITVMDESGTMNAEAGKYQGLDRSECRKQIVADMKEQGILINIEDHTHQVGHSERTGAVVEPYLSTQWFVEMKPLAERAIKKQQSGEGVNFVPDRFEKTYLNWIENVRDWCISRQLWWGHRIPAWYDEETGEIIVSAEDPTTLPENAGRKLRQDEDVLDTWFSSGLWPFSTLGWPEDTEDLQRYYPTSVLVTGYDIIYFWVARMIFTALEFTDEIPFKDVLMHGLVRDADGRKMSKSLGNGVDPLDVIEKYGADAMRYMISTSSTPGQDLRFRWERVEQARNFANKIWNASRFALMNLEGFTYEDRDISGELGTADYWILHRLNETSRDITRLIEAYEFGETGRVLYNFIWDDLCDWYIEFAKLSFYGEDPVAKKKTQSVLAYVLDQTMRLIHPFMPYISEEIWQHLPHEGETITLAAWPVYDPAFENPEAVAEMNLLMDTIRAVRNIRAEVNVPMSKKIELMVKANSPEASSIIERNSHYIKRFCNTSEFDSGLDLSSPDKAMTAIITGAELYLPLAGLIDIEQEVARLEKELQNLEGEVLRVEKKLSNEGFVAKAPAKVIEEERAKQADYSDKRDKVIARIKELKG, from the coding sequence ATGTCTGAGGAAAAAAAATCAGCTGCAACAGAAATGCCGACCACTTACGATCCTAAAGCGGCAGAAGACAAATGGTACTCCACCTGGATGGAGCGCGGATATTTCAAAGCCGGTCAACGTAAAGATGCCGAGCCGTATACGATTGTAATTCCACCCCCAAATGTGACCGGGATGCTGCACATCGGGCATGCGCTCGACTTTACACTACAGGATATTCTGATCCGCACCAAACGGATGCAGGGTTATGATGCACTGTGGCTTCCGGGTTCCGACCATGCAGGTATTGCTACCCAAACCAAAGTGGAGCAGAAGCTGCGTGAAGAAGGTCTGACTCGTTATGATCTGGGACGCGAGAAGTTTCTGGAGAAAGTATGGGATTGGAAAGATCAATATGCCACAACCATTCGTCAGCAATGGGGCAAAATGGGTTTGTCCCTTGACTACTCACGTGAACGTTTTACGCTGGATGAAGGTCTGTCCCAAGCGGTTCGCAAAGTATTTGTTCAACTGTATGAAAAAGGCCTTATTTACCGCGGCAAACGCATCATTAACTGGGACCCGGTGAACCGGACAGCCCTGTCTGACATTGAGGTTGAATATAAAGAGGTTCAGGGTCACCTGTACCATCTGCGTTATCCGCTCAAAGACGGAAGTGGCTACGTTACAGTAGCAACAACGCGTCCTGAAACGATGCTGGGTGATACAGCGGTCGCTGTTCATCCGAAGGATGAGCGCTATGCAGATATGATTGGCAAAGTCCTTGTACTGCCTATCATTGGACGCGAAATTCCAATTATCGCTGATGATTATGTGGATAAAGAGTTCGGAAGTGGTGCAGTAAAAATCACGCCTGCACATGATCCGAATGACTTTGAAGTAGGTCTTCGTCATGATCTGCCACAGATTACGGTAATGGATGAGAGTGGCACAATGAATGCAGAAGCTGGTAAGTATCAGGGACTGGATCGCAGTGAATGCCGCAAGCAGATTGTTGCTGATATGAAAGAGCAAGGCATATTGATCAACATCGAGGATCATACGCATCAGGTTGGACACAGTGAACGTACCGGCGCTGTTGTTGAACCGTATCTGTCTACTCAGTGGTTTGTTGAGATGAAGCCACTTGCAGAGAGAGCGATCAAGAAACAACAGAGCGGCGAAGGGGTTAATTTTGTTCCAGACCGTTTCGAGAAAACATATCTGAACTGGATCGAGAACGTTCGTGACTGGTGTATTTCCCGTCAACTGTGGTGGGGACATCGTATTCCGGCCTGGTATGATGAGGAAACGGGTGAAATCATCGTATCTGCTGAAGATCCTACAACGCTACCAGAGAATGCAGGACGCAAGCTTAGACAGGACGAAGATGTACTCGATACTTGGTTTAGCTCCGGCTTATGGCCATTCTCCACACTAGGCTGGCCGGAAGATACGGAAGATCTGCAACGTTATTATCCGACAAGTGTACTTGTGACAGGGTATGACATCATATATTTCTGGGTTGCACGTATGATTTTCACTGCACTGGAATTCACGGATGAGATTCCGTTCAAGGATGTGCTGATGCATGGTCTTGTTCGTGATGCAGATGGACGTAAAATGTCCAAATCACTGGGCAACGGTGTAGATCCGCTGGATGTGATCGAGAAATATGGCGCAGATGCAATGCGTTACATGATCTCAACCAGCAGCACGCCAGGCCAGGATCTCCGTTTCCGTTGGGAACGGGTGGAGCAGGCTCGTAATTTTGCCAACAAGATCTGGAACGCTTCGCGCTTTGCATTGATGAATCTGGAAGGATTCACCTATGAGGATCGTGACATCAGCGGAGAGCTTGGTACAGCGGATTATTGGATTTTGCACCGTCTGAACGAAACTTCCCGCGATATTACGCGTCTAATCGAAGCGTATGAATTTGGGGAAACAGGTCGTGTGCTGTATAACTTTATCTGGGATGACCTGTGTGATTGGTACATTGAGTTCGCTAAACTGTCCTTCTATGGGGAAGATCCGGTTGCCAAGAAGAAAACACAATCCGTACTGGCTTATGTGCTGGATCAGACCATGCGCCTGATTCATCCGTTTATGCCATACATCTCCGAAGAGATCTGGCAGCATCTGCCGCATGAAGGTGAGACGATTACGTTGGCAGCATGGCCGGTATATGATCCTGCTTTTGAGAATCCAGAGGCTGTTGCCGAGATGAACCTGCTCATGGATACCATTCGTGCAGTTCGGAACATCCGTGCAGAAGTGAACGTGCCTATGAGCAAAAAGATTGAATTGATGGTGAAAGCAAACAGCCCTGAGGCGTCCAGCATCATCGAACGTAACAGTCATTACATCAAACGTTTCTGTAACACCTCCGAGTTCGATAGTGGGCTGGATCTGAGCTCCCCGGATAAGGCAATGACTGCAATCATCACAGGGGCAGAACTATACTTGCCGCTGGCAGGTCTTATTGATATCGAACAGGAAGTGGCTCGTCTGGAGAAAGAGTTGCAGAACCTTGAGGGCGAAGTACTCCGTGTGGAGAAAAAGCTGTCGAATGAAGGCTTTGTAGCCAAAGCGCCTGCCAAAGTTATTGAGGAAGAGCGCGCCAAGCAAGCAGATTATTCCGATAAACGGGATAAAGTGATCGCACGAATCAAGGAACTGAAAGGTTAA
- a CDS encoding folylpolyglutamate synthase/dihydrofolate synthase family protein has translation MTELDGTDAAAPLLTYNEAVDWINGLIPFGIRPGLERIEGLMSMLGNPHQRLKFIHVAGTNGKGSTCAFLTSVLLQAGYDVGTFTSPYITKFTNRFQYNGEDIPEETLLKISNRLRPLVMEMASTPLGSPTMFEVSTALALLYYAEECYPDVVVWETGLGGRMDVTNIVSPVVSVITNIGMDHTDVLGDTIEQIAGEKAGIIKPGVPVVTCATQPEAVKVIQEKAQQLQSSLYLAGNQFSYHRLESNENGQSFHFTGPFRDLDVRIRMQGSHQCDNAAAALMVLELLRQYMAFMLDDNDIALGLENAFWAGRFEKVVDEPRIVLDGAHNPEGAESLAKSITDVYPHNKLILMMGMLANKHHESYLQHILPLVDTLILTEPDFRRKMAADELLQIVERVRPAFAKQELEIIVEPEWAKALDLLKSRTEAEDLGVVSGTLYLIADVRAALLHQTDSEKGW, from the coding sequence ATGACGGAATTAGACGGGACAGATGCAGCAGCTCCTTTACTTACGTATAACGAGGCCGTGGACTGGATCAATGGCCTTATTCCTTTTGGCATCCGACCTGGATTGGAACGAATCGAGGGTCTGATGTCTATGTTAGGCAATCCTCACCAACGTCTCAAATTTATTCACGTCGCGGGAACGAACGGCAAAGGTTCGACTTGCGCTTTTTTGACGTCAGTGCTTCTTCAGGCTGGATATGATGTGGGTACCTTTACATCGCCTTATATCACCAAGTTTACGAACCGTTTTCAATACAACGGCGAGGATATTCCGGAAGAGACACTGTTGAAGATCTCTAACCGTTTGCGACCGCTGGTTATGGAAATGGCATCTACACCGCTTGGTTCCCCAACGATGTTTGAGGTGTCTACGGCTCTCGCGCTTCTGTATTATGCAGAAGAGTGCTACCCTGATGTTGTGGTATGGGAGACGGGGCTGGGGGGAAGGATGGACGTAACGAATATTGTTTCGCCTGTTGTGTCCGTCATCACCAACATTGGTATGGATCATACGGATGTGCTTGGAGATACGATTGAGCAGATCGCTGGAGAAAAGGCAGGCATTATCAAGCCGGGAGTACCCGTTGTAACCTGCGCGACGCAACCCGAAGCTGTGAAAGTGATTCAGGAGAAAGCACAGCAGCTTCAATCAAGCCTGTATTTGGCTGGAAATCAATTCTCTTATCATCGACTGGAGAGTAATGAGAACGGACAATCTTTTCATTTTACAGGCCCTTTTCGTGACCTGGACGTTCGCATCCGCATGCAGGGCTCACACCAATGTGACAATGCAGCGGCCGCACTGATGGTGCTCGAATTGCTTAGACAATACATGGCATTTATGCTGGATGATAACGATATCGCACTTGGACTGGAGAATGCTTTCTGGGCAGGGAGATTCGAAAAAGTCGTCGATGAACCCCGAATTGTGCTCGATGGAGCACATAATCCGGAAGGGGCAGAGTCGCTGGCCAAGAGCATTACGGATGTCTATCCTCACAACAAGTTAATTTTGATGATGGGTATGTTGGCAAATAAGCATCACGAATCATATTTGCAGCATATACTGCCACTAGTGGATACGCTGATCCTGACCGAGCCAGACTTCCGACGCAAAATGGCTGCAGATGAATTGCTGCAGATTGTCGAACGGGTACGTCCCGCCTTTGCGAAGCAGGAACTGGAAATCATCGTCGAGCCCGAATGGGCAAAGGCTCTTGATCTATTGAAGTCACGGACGGAAGCGGAGGATCTGGGGGTGGTCTCCGGCACACTGTACCTGATTGCGGATGTGCGGGCAGCCCTTTTGCATCAAACCGATTCTGAAAAAGGTTGGTGA